In the Wyeomyia smithii strain HCP4-BCI-WySm-NY-G18 chromosome 2, ASM2978416v1, whole genome shotgun sequence genome, one interval contains:
- the LOC129719813 gene encoding uncharacterized protein LOC129719813 encodes MRNNAGEHYNINYYYNNSCNDNVISCINNVMPNLHYNCCDDNFFISTTSAVVTTSTNTSPTTEEVITTPVTTPTIAITTTETTITTGVITTISTSTISVTTSTTSSQPDTTTSSATSSSSTSSVATTTTSDSPTTTTATISTSSIISTSARSTTTIDSTTSTSATTTTPSVTTISSSTTTTPTDITSTSETTTTTPITTSVQPATTTSSPPPTTTVGTTSTMETTSSFVSTSSTTESSNTTSSPITTTIVLTTTTGSDTPSTTTTIGIDTTSTPNTDTTTTGTITSTETTSTPVTDTTTTDTTTILSTTTTTDITQSTTTTIPICPTRVPCKIRCQTAKPCSKSWHCQNNKNPTSSNRCSTLYQQGYRQIAKTTGTNTVIRILHRDHSPTVKCKWTCPSESKVIYS; translated from the exons ATGCGCAACAACGCCGGAGAGCACTACAACATCAATTATTACTACAACAACTCCTGCAACGACAACGTCATATCCTGTATCAACAACGTTATGCCCAACCTGCACTACAACTGCTGCGACGACAACTTCT TTATCAGTACAACCAGTGCAGTTGTGACTACATCCACTAATACAAGTCCCACTACAGAAGAAGTAATCACTACTCCTGTTACAACACCAACAATTGCTATAACTACAACCGAAACTACGATTACCACTGGGGTTATTACTACTATCTCTACCAGTACAATTTCAGTCACTACTAGTACAACTTCTTCTCAACCGGATACCACTACATCGAGTGCTACATCGTCATCTAGTACTTCTTCTGTAGCTACTACAACTACATCAGATTCACCAACGACTACTACAGCAACAATATCCACTTCATCTATAATAAGTACTAGCGCAAGATCCACAACAACAATCGATTCCACAACATCAACATCTGCAACGACTACCACTCCCAGTGTGACAACCATAAGTTCTTCAACTACTACTACTCCAACAGATATCACATCTACTTCTGAAACTACTACTACCACGCCGATTACTACTAGTGTACAACCAGCAACAACCACAAGCTCACCACCACCAACAACAACTGTTGGGACCACATCTACTATGGAAACTACCAGTTCGTTTGTTTCAACTTCTTCCACCACAGAATCATCGAATACTACAAGCTCCCCAATAACCACAACGATTGTATTAACTACTACTACCGGCAGTGATACTCCGTCTACTACAACTACTATTGGCATAGATACAACATCTACGCCTAACACTGATACTACCACTACTGGCACTATTACAAGTACTGAAACCACATCTACACCAGTCACCGATACTACCACAACTGACACTACTACCATTTTATCTACAACTACTACAACTGACATTACACAGAGTACCACGACAACTATACCAATCTGTCCGACACGCGTTCCGTGTAAGATTCGCTGCCAAACGGCAAAACCGTGTAGCAAATCGTGGCATtgtcaaaataacaaaaacccaaCCTCCTCTAATCGCTGTTCTACACTTTATCAACAAGGCTATCGGCAAATCGCCAAGACCACTGGAACAAATACCGTCATTCGGATACTTCATCGGGACCACTCACCTACTGTGAAATGCAAATGGACTTGTCCGAGTGAAAGTAAGGTGATATATTCATAA
- the LOC129719814 gene encoding zonadhesin-like: MSMKLFLLVTSIIYLLQQVSASTEEYPKCGKNELLISGPLCCEPSCSDDCSGNLEKSRYCNKPTCVCKLGFVRHKGKCIRKDRCPKIVSSTTQQNAACSTTVKYPDVSPCSQPNKSKCSLCNVKRRPSSSCYNATHGRMNIERHTSKKPFMYNTKCDSSLHDHPTDHHKPPIIIMEITTPATNRYHLEPFYPRNALPRPETSIERSADSDPSCRNSPESDEAAKVTPIVYERTTRRPCRLACGKVHPTRPYIPNPNCKLCARPSTHATTLPTCLPTTVTTPSTTTTTTTTTTTTTTTTEATTTTTAKQCSTHQRLSICRPLCIPTCGNDCSNIKRSTVCIAEINCICVSGYVWHEGKCIRKEDCPPPVTHGHRFPPPEMAYQYDEKEQGYPSFEFDISDFTSDLDSDECEQL; this comes from the exons ATGTCAATGAAACTATTTTTATTAGTGACAAGCATCATATACTTACTACAGCAAGTATCGGCTAGCACAGAAGAATATC CAAAATGTGGAAAAAATGAATTGCTGATATCAGGGCCCCTTTGCTGTGAACCCTCGTGTAGTGATGATTGTTCCGGAAATCTAGAAAAATCAAGGTACTGCAATAAACCCACATGTGTCTGTAAACTCGGATTCGTCAGGCACAAGGGCAAGTGTATTCGTAAAGATCGTTGTCCGAAAATTG TATCCAGTACAACGCAACAAAATGCAGCATGCTCCACTACGGTAAAATATCCCGATGTCTCTCCATGCAGCCAGCCGAACAAATCAAAATGTAGTCTTTGTAATGTAAAACGTCGACCGTCGTCTAGTTGTTATAACGCAACGCATGGTAGAATGAATATAGAACGCCATACTTCTAAGAAGCCATTTATGTATAACACTAAGTGTGACTCAAGTTTGCATGATCATCCGACCGACCACCATAAGCCACCGATAATCATCATGGAAATTACAACACCAGCAACTAACAGATATCATCTCGAACCATTTTATCCACGAAATGCGCTACCCAGGCCTGAAACTAGTATTGAACGTTCGGCAGATTCGGATCCATCGTGCCGAAACTCGCCAGAATCTGACGAAGCAGCAAAGGTTACACCGATTGTCTATGAAAGAACTACTCGACGACCTTGTAGGCTGGCATGTGGAAAGGTACACCCAACGCGCCCCTATATACCTAATCCAAACTGTAAATTGTGTGCTAGACCAAGTACTCATGCTACTACCTTACCCACCTGCCTTCCTACAACAGTAACAACgccatcaacaacaacaacaactactactactactactactactacgaCAACCACAGAAGCAACAACAACGACGACGGCAAAACAATGCAGCACACATCAAAGACTTAGTATTTGTCGACCGTTGTGCATCCCAACATGCGGTAATGATTGCAGTAACATAAAAAGAAGTACCGTGTGTATTGCCGAAATTAATTGTATCTGCGTTTCCGGTTACGTATGGCATGAGGGTAAATGTATTCGCAAAGAAGACTGTCCTCCACCAGTAACTCATGGACACCGGTTTCCTCCACCGGAGATGGCTTATCAATACGACGAAAAGGAGCAAGGTTACCCTTCATTTGAGTTCGACATAAGCGACTTTACAAGTGATTTGGATTCCGACGAGTGCGAACAGCTTTAG